The DNA segment AAAGAATTATTAAAACTTGCAAAAGAACTGCAAGATCAGCTCAGCAAAGGGCAAGAATTAGGCCTTAGCACGGCGGAACTGGCGTTTTACGATGCCTTAAGCCAAAACCAAAGTGCGGTGGAAATTTTGGGCGATGAAGTGTTGCTGAATCTCGCCAAAGAAATCACTGATAAATTGAAAAAATCCGTTACCATTGATTGGCAATATAAGGAATCCGTGCGAGCGAAAATGCGTGTTCTCATCAAGCGAGCCTTGAAAAAATATAAATATCCCCCTGATGACGAGCCAGAAGCCATTGAATTTATCCTTAAACAAGCGGAAGTGGTGTCGGACGAGTTGAGTAAAGCATAATTGATGGATAAAAAATAGGCTTAATTATTAAGCCTATTTTTATTGTTAATATAAAAAGTGCGGTGATTTTTTCGCACATTTTTTATTTCAGATTTTCCATTTTTTTATGGCTAGCTTTTGCAAGATTATATTCATTCAATAAATGTATTTTAGCCATAATTTTGTTCCCCAAACACCTTCCAAAACGGCACAATCTCAATCACTTTGCCATCAACAATCATTTTATCTTCCTGATCAAAAGTAACAATAACGCCTTGCTCCAATTTAAAGAAATTCATAGCATCAACTAAGCCGTCCCGTTCTCGGGCGATATTTTCGGCGTTTATCTGCCAGCAGACTTGGATAATCTGTGTTGGCGTGCTGTTTTGGCAGACCACAAAATCACATTCTTTGTTGTTTTCATTGTAGTAATACAGCTCGGAAAATTGTCGTCTAAGTTCCCAAAATACGGCATTTTCCAGTTTTCTGCCAAGATCTTGGCTGAAAGATGGGCTAATTACACGCTGTAAACCATTGTCAATAAAATAGACTTTTCGTGGGTTAGCGAGCTGAGTTTTGTAGGAATAAGCAAATTTTGGCAGCAAATGGATCACATAGGCTTGCTCTAAATGCGAAAGATATTCCTGTACGGTGGAAGTGCTTTTTACTTCAAGGCTTTGTTTGAGTTTGTTTGCACTGATTAAATTGCCCACATTACCCGCCAGAAAAAGTAGCAGACGCTTCATCGCACGTTCGTCACGAATGCCAAAACGGACGATAATATCGCGGTATAAAATATCGTTAATCAAGGCGTTTAAAATTTCATCTTCATTAAATTGCAGATATTGCGGAAAACCACCGAGAGTCAAATAATCTGAGACCCCTTCAGCATTTTTTGCCTTGCCGAGAAATTCGCAAAATTCCACAAAAGAGAAAGGGAAAAGCTCTTTACTGATGTGCCGCCCTGTCAGTTTTGTGCCGAGCTCACGGCTGAGCAAAGAGGCATTAGAACCCGTTGCCACCACTTGATAGCCCTGATCAAGTTTGCCTCGCACATACACTTCCCAACCGTCAATCACTTGGATTTCATCAAAATAGAGTGTTTGAATCTGTGGGTTTTCTGCAATGATTTCATCGAGCAAGGCAAAATCGCTAAACTCAAAATTAAAAAGTTGAGGGGTATCGAAGTTGAGAAAAAGATAATTATTTTCTGCTTGTTTCTTAATAAGTTGAGTGAGCAATGTACTTTTTCCACTACGACGAATACCCGACACCACCAAAGCAAAATTAGGCAGAATTTTGATTTTTTCCAGTATTTTTCGTGGATAGGTCTGCTGCGATAATAACTGCTGTTGCTGGCTTGTAATAGCTTGGGTAATTTCTGATTTTAACAACATAAACTAACTCCTTATCAATCTGTTCGTTACTAACAAACAAAAGCATTTGATACTAATGGAAGCTATTTTATGCGAAAAATAGAGAGAAAGGCAAAGTGTTTGTTGCTATCGAATAATAGTATTTATTAGGCCTTAGCACGGCGGAGCTGGCGTTTTACGATGCCTTAAGCCAAAACCAAAGTGCGGTGGAAATTTTGGGCGATGAAGTGTTGCTGAATCTCGCCAAAGAAATCACCGAAAAATTGAAAAAATCCGTTACCATTGATTGGCAGTATAAGGAATCTGTGCGGGCGAAAAATGCGTGGGCTGATCAAAAGAACGCTCAGAAAATATGGATACCCACCAGAGAACAAAGATGAAGCCATTGAGTTTATGCTCAAACAAGCCGAAGTGATGGCGGACGAGTTGAGTAAAGCATAATTGATGGATAAAAAATAGGCTTAATCATTAAGCCTATTTTTATTGTTAATATAAAAAGTGCGGTGTTTTTTTCCCACATTTTTTATGGGGCTGTAGTAGATTAGCCCTAAATTTCACACCATTTTCGCAATATTTTTAACTGCTCTTTTGGTGTCCCAAAGTTAAACCGAAATTCACATTCCTTCAAGAATAAAGGAAAGTTTTTTCGGTTAATTCCATTATATTTTCGCAGTATCCGCTTCGCCTGATTCCAAAAATTTTCAATGCCATTAATATGATTTTGTTTCACCGCAAATAGCTCGGAATGATTGATTCGTTCGTGGTGAAATTCACTCACATCAAGCGCATCATAACTGCGATAAGTGTCCGTATAAACCCAGCCATCAGGCTTGATTTTTCTTTTAATAACAGGGAGTAATGTTTCTCTCTTGGTGTTTTCAACCACAACAGTAAATACCTTTCCTTGTCGTTTTAGTCACCCAAAAACAGCAACTTTTCCAGCCGCTCCTCGTCCTCGTTTTCCCTTTCGATGACCACCAAAATAGCTTTCGTCTAGTTCAATTTCCCCCTCAAAAATCTCGTTAACTTCAAGGGATAAATGATAGTCAATCACAAGCCTGATTTTATGGTAGAACAAAGCGGCTGTATTCGGTTGAATATCTAGCAAATTTGCTGCCGTTCTTGCAGTAACTTCTGCGACAAAAAACTCAAGCAGTTTTTTCTGTATGGATTTCTTTAATTTACAATATGTTATCTTCATTTTTGTAGTATAGCATTGTTGCTAATCTACTACAGCCCCTAAAATTTTTAGAAAAATCACACCGAGCGAGAGCGAAGCGAACATCAGGCTGATTTTTCGTTAAGAAAATTTTATTGGAATGAGGAAAAGCGGGTTCGTTAAATTTCTCACTTACAGACAAGGCATTTTGTCGAAGACAGTACGCCAGTACGGCAAGACAAAATAACGCAGGCTGTGAGTAAGAGAAATTTGACGATGATTGGGGAGCTTTTCTTTGCTTACTCTCTTTTGGGTAAGCAAAAGAAAGTAAGTCGCCAACGGCGAAACCCGTTATTCATTCTAAAGACAAAAGCGTTTAACCAACAATAAAGAACCAAATAATAAAGAGCGGTCATTTTCCACAAATTTTTAACCACTTAAAACTCCGTGAAAAACCACCGCTCTTTTCGTTGATGCTATTTTTTATTCCACCGCTTTAAATAAAATCTCGCTTGGAATAATTTCGCCTTGCCAATAAAGTTCGCTGGCAACTTTTTCGGCGAGTTGTAGGAAAGATTGGGCAATTTCGCTGTCTGGTGCGGAAATAACTGTTGGTTTGCCGTTATCCATATCTTCGCGCAAGCGGATATGTAATGGCTGTTGTGCTAGCACTTTTACTTGATATTTTTCCGCCATTTTTTCTGCGCCACCTGTACCAAAAATAGGTTCGTGATGGCCGCAGTTGCTGCAAATATGCACAGACATATTTTCCACAATGCCAAGCACAGGGACAGAAACGCGCTGGAACATTGAAATGCCTTTAATCGCATCAATTAAAGCAATATCTTGCGGTGTGGTAACCACAATCGCGCCAGTTACAGGGATTTGTTGTGAGAGCGTAAGCTGAATATCGCCTGTGCCGGGTGGCATATCAATTACTAAATAATCTAGCTCCACGCCGTCTTTCGCCCATAAGGTTTCTTGTAAAAGCTGGCTTAGCGCACTGCTTGCCATTGGGCCGCGCCAGATGGTGGCGTTATCAGGTTCCATCAAATAGCCAATGGAGTTGGTGCGTAATCCATACACTTCAATAGGGTTAATATGTTTGTTGTCTGGCGAAGTTGGACGCTGATCTGCCACGCCAAGCATATGGGGGACAGACGGGCCATAAATATCCGCATCGAGCAAGCCAACTTTTGCACCTTGTGCTTGTAAGGCTAAGGCTAAATTGACGGAAACGGTGGATTTGCCTACACCGCCTTTGCCTGAACTTACTGCAATAATATTTTTGATGCCTTTTACCGCGGGGTGATTATTGGCGCGTTTTAAGGTGGCAATTTGGTAGTTCAGCACCCATTTTACTTCTGTGGCTTGGGTGATTTTTTCTAGCGCAGTGGTTAGCGCTGCTTTTAATTGTTCAAAACCACTGTTCCACGCAAAAGGCATTGTGATTTCAATGCGTAAAACGCCTGCGCCTAGCTCCACTTTTTTGATCGCATTAAGGCTGATTAAATCACGTTGTAAGCTAGGGTGTTGAAATTGTTGGAATAATTGTTGAATTTCGGCTTGTTGAGCCTCGCTTAAATTCGCTGAAAAATGAATGCTCATCATTATTTCCTATTGTTAAGTCGCTGTTAAGTAAATGGTTAGAGAATAGTTGAGTAAATTTGTGGGTATATTTAAACACGGCAAGGCGGTGCTGTTAAGTATAAATTGAGATAAACCGCCTTGAACTGGAAAAAATACCGCCAATAAGGTAAAATTCGGCACAATTTTTCTGATGATAAAGGTAACAGATAATGTCAAATTCACCTCGTAAAATTTTAGTCACTTGCGCATTGCCTTATGCAAACGGTCCGATCCATTTAGGACATATGCTTGAGCATATCCAAGCCGATATTTGGGTGCGCTTCCAACGTATGCGTGGCAACGAAATTTATTTTGTTTGTGCTGATGATGCGCACGGCACGCCAATTATGCTTAAAGCCGATCAAATGGGCATTACCCCTGAGCAGTTGATCGCTGATGTGCAACAAAAACACGTTGAAGATTTCAAAGGCTTTAACATTAGTTTTGATAATTATTATTCAACCCATAGCGAAGAAAATCGCGAGCTAGCAGAAAGCATTTACAATAAATTAAAAGAAAATGGTTTTATCAAAAGCCGTACTATTTCGCAATTATTCGATCCTGAAAAGCAAATGTTCTTGCCTGATCGCTTTGTTAAAGGCACTTGTCCAAAATGTAAATCCCCTGATCAATATGGCGATAACTGTGAAGTTTGTTCTGCCACTTACAGCCCAACGGAATTAATCGATCCGCGTTCTACGGTATCGGGTGCAACGCCTGTGTTGAAAGAAAGTGAGCATTTTTTCTTTGACTTACCAAGTTTTGAAGCAATGTTGAAAGCGTGGATTCGCTCTGGTTCATTGCAACAAGAAGTAGCAAATAAAATGCAAGAATGGTTTGAAGCGGGGCTGCAACAATGGGATATTTCTCGTGATGCACCTTACTTCGGCTTTAAAATCCCAGGCACAGAAAACAAATATTTCTATGTTTGGCTTGATGCCCCGATTGGCTATATGGCTTCATTCAAAAACCTGTGCAACCGTAAAGGCAACATTGATTTTGACAGTTTTTGGCATAAAGATAGCCAAGCTGAGCTTTATCATTTTATTGGTAAAGATATTATGTACTTCCACTCATTATTCTGGCCAGCGATGTTAGAAGGGGCGACATTACGCAAGCCTGATAATATTTTTGTACACGGTTATGTTACGGTGAATGGCGAGAAAATGTCGAAATCTCGCGGTACATTTATCCAAGCGGCGACCTATTTAAAACACCTTGATCCCGAATATTTACGTTACTACTATGCGGCAAAATTAGGCAACCGCATTGACGATTTAGATCTCAATTTGGAAGATTTCGTACAGCGCGTAAATACCGATGTAGTAAACAAATTAGTCAATCTTGCTTCACGCAATGCAGGCTTTATCCAAAAACGTTTTGCTGGGGAATTAGCGGCCAGCTTGCAAGATCCTGTTTTATTTGCAGAATTTACTTCACAAGCGGATCACATTGCAGCTTATTACGAAAACCGTGAATTCGGCAAAGCCATTCGTGAAATTATGGCATTAACGGATAAAGCCAATAAATATATTGATGAAAAAGCCCCTTGGGTCATTGCCAAAGAAGAAGGCCGCGAGCAAGAGTTACAACAAGTTTGCTCAATGGGTATTGAGTTATTCCGTGTATTAATCGGTTACTTAAAACCGGTGCTACCCCAATTAGCCGAACGTGCTGAAGCCTTCTTACAGACTGAAATTACTTGGGATAACCTTGCAACACCATTGCTTGCTCACAAAATTGCGCCGTTTAAAGCCTTGTTCTCTCGTTTAGATATGAAGCAAATTGAGCAAATGATCGAAGCATCAAAAGCGGAAAATGCTCAACTTAATCCGCAAAGTAGCACAGAAAAAAGTGCGGTACAAAATGCAGCAGATTTTGAGCCTTTTGAAGAAACCATCACCATTGATGATTTCGCCAAATTAGACTTGCGTGTTGCCAAAGTACTGAAATGCGAAGCCGTGCCCGAAAGCAATAAATTATTGAAATTTATCCTAGATTTAGGCGTGGAACAGCGTCAAGTGTTCTCGGGCATTAAAGCAGCCTACAACAAACCAGAAGATCTGGAAGGGCGAATGGTGATTATGGTAGCCAATCTTGCACCGCGCAAAATGAAATTTGGTATGTCTGAAGGAATGATCCTTTCCGCAGGCACAGGCGGCGCAGATTTATTCTTGCTTGATGTAGATTCTGGCGCTAAAGCAGGTGCGCGCGTGAAATAATCTTCCTTAGATATTCATTTCACAATTTAACCAACTTATTATCAAGGCAGATGAAAATCTGCCTTATTTTTTACCGCACTTTATTAATAATTTTTACCGCAACAATCTTCTGATGATTTCCGCCAATAAGTGGCAAATCTTGGCAGCCCTTTTTGTGTTAGACCACGATATTTGTAGGTTATGATTGAACCGATTGGCGGTGGATTTTCTCTATCCGTTAATTTAAAACCTGAACCGATACGAAATTCGCCACGCTGATTTTTACAAGTAATCGCACCGAGTTTATCAGCAAATTGCCCTTTGCCTTTATAGTGTGTAATCACTTCACATTCTTCATCAAGCGCGGTCTTTAATTTCAAAATTTGCTGACTGCGTTTGTTTTCATAAGGCACGTTAGGGTTACGCAGCACCAAACCCTCCCCTTGTTTTTGTTCTACTTCACGCAAGAAATCTTGCACTTGGGCATAATGTTCAATTGGAATTTGCTTAATAATTTCAATATGTTGGCTTGGGTGCTGGGCTAAATAATTTTCCAACACCGCTAAACGTTCAAATAAATTGCCTTTGACATTAGGCACATCAAACACATAGAGCTTTAATTTTTCCCAGCCTTTATCTTTTTGCGAACGCACAATAGAAGAAATTTGCTCAAATGCATTGCGTTGGCTAAACAGTTCACCATCAATGGTAAAAGGCGGAAAATCTTTAATGAAATAATATGGCGGCGTGAGAATTTTATTCTGTCTTGTAAAAAGCTGTTTGCCGTCCCAGTATCCCCTGATGCCGTCTAACTTTTCGCTCATCACCCAACCTTGCACATTTTGATTGTGGTAAGTGCCAAGTAGCATTAAATCTGGCGGATTAGCCTTAGCTAGTAGTGAACATAGCGTGAATAAAATGAGCAGGATAGGCTGAATATAAGGCATAATTTTCTCCCCGATTTTTCTGCGCGATAAAAATTTGGTTTGGATATTAAGCGACTTTTTTACAGTTGTGGAAAATGCAATTTGGTTTTGCGATCCTGATCGTAAAAATTATTATGGTTTTAAAAGTGCGGTGGTTTTTTGGGGATTTTTTTAGAATATGTGTGAATTTTTTGTTAAAATCACGGCGTTCTATCTAAATATAACTAAAAGAGAGTGATTATGAGCAAACTATTTCCTAATGCACAACTTCGTGATAAAGCGCCCTATCGTTTTGATATTGTTGGCAGTTTTTTACGCCCTGAAAGTTTAAAACAGGCACGTCAGCAATGTAGCTGTGGGGATATTTCTTGTGCGGATCTCACCCAAGTGGAAGATAAAGAAATTGCCAATTTAGTGGCGCACCAAAAAGCAGTGGGCTTACCTGCGGTAACCGACGGAGAGTTTCGCCGTACCTTTTGGCATTTAGATTTCTTAAGTGCGTTAGATGGCGTGGAAGAAGTGGAAGCAGAAAAATTTTCTGTTCAATTTAAACATCATAATGTTCGTCCTAAGACGTTGAAAATTATTGATAAAATCGGTTTCTCGGATACTCACCCATTCCTTGAACATTACCGTTCTTTACAGCAAATTGCTGGCGATTATCCCGTTAAATTCACCATTCCATCGCCTTCAATGTTGCATTTAATTTGTACGGTGCGTGAAACAGATTATCAGCCAATTGAGCGTTATAAAAACAACAATCAACAATTACTTGATGATATTGCGGACGCTTATATTAGTGCGATGCAAAAATTCTATGCACTAGGCTGCCGTAACCTACAATTAGATGACACGAGCTGGGGCGAATTATGTTCTGAAGAAAAACGCCAAGCTTATCAAGAACGTGGCTTCGATTTAGAGCAACTAGCGAAAGATTATGTGTATATGGTGAACCGTATTATTGCCGCGAAGCCTGCGGATATGACCATTACAATGCACATTTGCCGTGGTAACTTCCGCTCAACTTGGTTCTCATCGGGCGGTTATGAACCTGTGGCAGAAACCCTATTTGGTAACTGTAATGTTGATGGCTTCTTCCTTGAGTACGATAGCGATCGTTCGGGCGATTTCAAACCATTGCGCTTTATTAAAGATCAGCAAGTGGTGCTAGGTTTGGTTACTTCAAAAGACGGCAATCTTGAAGATAAAAACGAAATCATCAAACGTATTCAAGAAGCCGCACAATATGTGGACATCAACCAGCTTTGTTTAAGCCCGCAATGTGGCTTTGCTTCAACGGAAGAAGGCAATATCCTGACAGAAGAGCAACAATGGAACAAACTGAATTTTATTCGTGAAATTGTTGAGGAAGTTTGGGGAAAATAATTTTATTTTCTCTACCCTGTGTTAAATAAAGTGCGGTAAAAAACGCAATGTTTTTATCTTTAAACGCACTTTTCCTATAAAAAATCCACCTTAAATAAAAGGTGAATTTTTATATTTTTTAAACAATTAACTGGCTTATTAACCCACAGTGTAAGGAATATCTGTGATACCAGATTCCGCTAATGCTGCGATCACATCTGGCACTTCAACAGTATCGCTGAATTCAGCAACAACTTCTGCTTTATCTTCACCTTTTTGTTTGGTTTCTTCGGCAGATAATGCACCAATGGTTAAAAGCTCAGAAACTAAATCGTGAGCAAAAATGCGTGTAGTGGTAAAAGTGATTTTTACATTACTCATAATGTGCCCTTCTCTTTATTGTTAAATTTGTTATTAAAATGGTATAAGTATAAATAGTCAATACAGAAACTATTTAACCTTGCGATTCTATCATTATTTCAGCGTTTTTGCTGAACTTTTTTCAGCGCCAAAACTAGCGATAAAAAGCCTTATTATTCATAGCGTTAGAAAAACCCAAAAGAATTTCACTGCACTTTACAAAAGGAAACTAATTCGTTCAAGCTAATTTCCTTGCTGCAAATAATCTAGCACCACTTGATGATGTTCACCAGTTTTAAATTTATCAAACACTTTTTCAATTTTTCCTTGTTCATCAATTAAAAACGTGATGCGATGAATGCCGTCATAGGTTTTGCCCATAAATTTTTTCTCACCCCACACGCCAAATTGTTCTGCCACTTGATGATCAGGATCAGAAAGCAAGATGAAATTAAGCGATTTTTTCTCGGCAAAATTGGCTAATTTTTTAGGACTATCAGGGCTAATCCCTAAAATAACCACATTGTGCTTTTCAAGCTCAGCTTTCGTATCTCTTAATCCGCAAGCTTGTGTCGTGCAACCTGGTGTAAGTGCTTTAGGATAAAAATAAACCAAGACTTTTTTGCCGCTAAAATCTGTCAGCGCAACAGGTTGTTCATTTTGATCAAGTAACGAAAAGTGCGGTGCAAAATCGCCCACTTTTAATGTTTGCATAAAAAATATCCTTAAAAATAGCAAGTTAGTGAAAAAAAGCAAAAAAATGATTTGCAAATTAACGCTATTTTAGCGATCCTAATGAGAATTTTTCAAGCAAACTCAATATAGATAACAAAAATAATTCGGAGGCCCTTATGTCTGCAAACAACCCTTTATTTTATGGGAGCATTACAGCTCTGA comes from the Avibacterium avium genome and includes:
- the bcp gene encoding thioredoxin-dependent thiol peroxidase; this translates as MQTLKVGDFAPHFSLLDQNEQPVALTDFSGKKVLVYFYPKALTPGCTTQACGLRDTKAELEKHNVVILGISPDSPKKLANFAEKKSLNFILLSDPDHQVAEQFGVWGEKKFMGKTYDGIHRITFLIDEQGKIEKVFDKFKTGEHHQVVLDYLQQGN
- a CDS encoding DNA ligase produces the protein MPYIQPILLILFTLCSLLAKANPPDLMLLGTYHNQNVQGWVMSEKLDGIRGYWDGKQLFTRQNKILTPPYYFIKDFPPFTIDGELFSQRNAFEQISSIVRSQKDKGWEKLKLYVFDVPNVKGNLFERLAVLENYLAQHPSQHIEIIKQIPIEHYAQVQDFLREVEQKQGEGLVLRNPNVPYENKRSQQILKLKTALDEECEVITHYKGKGQFADKLGAITCKNQRGEFRIGSGFKLTDRENPPPIGSIITYKYRGLTQKGLPRFATYWRKSSEDCCGKNY
- the apbC gene encoding iron-sulfur cluster carrier protein ApbC — its product is MSIHFSANLSEAQQAEIQQLFQQFQHPSLQRDLISLNAIKKVELGAGVLRIEITMPFAWNSGFEQLKAALTTALEKITQATEVKWVLNYQIATLKRANNHPAVKGIKNIIAVSSGKGGVGKSTVSVNLALALQAQGAKVGLLDADIYGPSVPHMLGVADQRPTSPDNKHINPIEVYGLRTNSIGYLMEPDNATIWRGPMASSALSQLLQETLWAKDGVELDYLVIDMPPGTGDIQLTLSQQIPVTGAIVVTTPQDIALIDAIKGISMFQRVSVPVLGIVENMSVHICSNCGHHEPIFGTGGAEKMAEKYQVKVLAQQPLHIRLREDMDNGKPTVISAPDSEIAQSFLQLAEKVASELYWQGEIIPSEILFKAVE
- a CDS encoding 5-methyltetrahydropteroyltriglutamate--homocysteine S-methyltransferase → MSKLFPNAQLRDKAPYRFDIVGSFLRPESLKQARQQCSCGDISCADLTQVEDKEIANLVAHQKAVGLPAVTDGEFRRTFWHLDFLSALDGVEEVEAEKFSVQFKHHNVRPKTLKIIDKIGFSDTHPFLEHYRSLQQIAGDYPVKFTIPSPSMLHLICTVRETDYQPIERYKNNNQQLLDDIADAYISAMQKFYALGCRNLQLDDTSWGELCSEEKRQAYQERGFDLEQLAKDYVYMVNRIIAAKPADMTITMHICRGNFRSTWFSSGGYEPVAETLFGNCNVDGFFLEYDSDRSGDFKPLRFIKDQQVVLGLVTSKDGNLEDKNEIIKRIQEAAQYVDINQLCLSPQCGFASTEEGNILTEEQQWNKLNFIREIVEEVWGK
- a CDS encoding ATP-binding protein; protein product: MLLKSEITQAITSQQQQLLSQQTYPRKILEKIKILPNFALVVSGIRRSGKSTLLTQLIKKQAENNYLFLNFDTPQLFNFEFSDFALLDEIIAENPQIQTLYFDEIQVIDGWEVYVRGKLDQGYQVVATGSNASLLSRELGTKLTGRHISKELFPFSFVEFCEFLGKAKNAEGVSDYLTLGGFPQYLQFNEDEILNALINDILYRDIIVRFGIRDERAMKRLLLFLAGNVGNLISANKLKQSLEVKSTSTVQEYLSHLEQAYVIHLLPKFAYSYKTQLANPRKVYFIDNGLQRVISPSFSQDLGRKLENAVFWELRRQFSELYYYNENNKECDFVVCQNSTPTQIIQVCWQINAENIARERDGLVDAMNFFKLEQGVIVTFDQEDKMIVDGKVIEIVPFWKVFGEQNYG
- the metG gene encoding methionine--tRNA ligase, coding for MSNSPRKILVTCALPYANGPIHLGHMLEHIQADIWVRFQRMRGNEIYFVCADDAHGTPIMLKADQMGITPEQLIADVQQKHVEDFKGFNISFDNYYSTHSEENRELAESIYNKLKENGFIKSRTISQLFDPEKQMFLPDRFVKGTCPKCKSPDQYGDNCEVCSATYSPTELIDPRSTVSGATPVLKESEHFFFDLPSFEAMLKAWIRSGSLQQEVANKMQEWFEAGLQQWDISRDAPYFGFKIPGTENKYFYVWLDAPIGYMASFKNLCNRKGNIDFDSFWHKDSQAELYHFIGKDIMYFHSLFWPAMLEGATLRKPDNIFVHGYVTVNGEKMSKSRGTFIQAATYLKHLDPEYLRYYYAAKLGNRIDDLDLNLEDFVQRVNTDVVNKLVNLASRNAGFIQKRFAGELAASLQDPVLFAEFTSQADHIAAYYENREFGKAIREIMALTDKANKYIDEKAPWVIAKEEGREQELQQVCSMGIELFRVLIGYLKPVLPQLAERAEAFLQTEITWDNLATPLLAHKIAPFKALFSRLDMKQIEQMIEASKAENAQLNPQSSTEKSAVQNAADFEPFEETITIDDFAKLDLRVAKVLKCEAVPESNKLLKFILDLGVEQRQVFSGIKAAYNKPEDLEGRMVIMVANLAPRKMKFGMSEGMILSAGTGGADLFLLDVDSGAKAGARVK